A DNA window from Paenibacillus andongensis contains the following coding sequences:
- a CDS encoding amino acid ABC transporter permease, with amino-acid sequence MELVLDNLGFLFKGAYYTLLITIVSMFFGFFIALFVAIARLKGNRLISTLARGYVSIIRGTPIIVQIFIIYYGLPDYGITFGPITAAYISLSINIGAYLSETFRGAILSVPKGQTEAALSLNMSPWQTMRKIILPQAARVAIPPMGNTFIGMLKETSLVSIVTVTELLRSAQLLIAQYYIAMPFYISIALMYWIMSMFFSNILNRIEKKLSKAY; translated from the coding sequence ATGGAACTCGTTTTAGATAACTTAGGCTTTCTTTTCAAAGGCGCATACTATACCCTGCTTATCACAATCGTCTCGATGTTCTTTGGATTTTTTATCGCTCTGTTCGTAGCCATCGCCCGGTTAAAAGGAAATCGGCTGATCAGTACTTTGGCCAGAGGGTATGTGTCCATCATCCGCGGAACCCCGATCATTGTGCAAATCTTCATTATTTATTATGGTTTACCTGATTATGGGATTACATTTGGGCCGATCACAGCGGCCTATATTTCACTTAGCATTAATATAGGCGCCTATTTATCTGAGACATTTCGGGGCGCGATTCTGTCTGTGCCTAAGGGTCAGACGGAAGCGGCTTTATCCCTGAACATGTCCCCTTGGCAGACGATGCGCAAGATTATTCTTCCGCAGGCAGCCCGAGTGGCGATTCCCCCTATGGGTAATACATTTATAGGAATGCTGAAAGAGACTTCGCTCGTTTCCATTGTGACAGTAACGGAGCTGCTGCGCTCAGCCCAACTGCTTATCGCGCAATATTATATTGCCATGCCTTTTTACATTTCCATTGCTCTCATGTACTGGATAATGAGCATGTTCTTTTCCAACATTCTTAACCGCATCGAGAAAAAATTATCAAAGGCATATTAA
- a CDS encoding stalk domain-containing protein yields the protein MLRARFRTLTYTAMLSCLLSAAVIFPTSSSAQGTVQTQSRTIAHNGKSFTVQWVTVDLTDPYLRVKPVTAEDGIGHDEPFSSMLTRNHAIAGINGTFFDAYEKNDTQRYPNGLLIGSGEIMHSGINPAFLIHADKTASLQRIQTEHQISVTHQSKAYTFTAWGVNKYYGDSVSDQVVWYTRAFGRTIDFPNSTKVVLREGKVTAVTTLSVDIPEDGLVFLLGNSANNKTYVLPNIHIGDTVKLTSSLHNQDTGASSMLTAVDAAIGAGPHLLTNGAVDLDFERDGFTDPKITTSANVRSFIGLDASHQFVMGTLSAATMADMAQVLLKLGLTDAMNMDGGASSSLYANGSMLRSPGRALSNALVIERLDHPQIQLEVNGQFVHEFRGYLLQETSMVPFRGILERIGATFEWNGTTRTLTVHHGSTSLELQPDHSVMTVNGQSVILPEAPTILDGHIYMPLRAIIESLGGQIQWDPQLYRASLRF from the coding sequence ATGCTTCGTGCGCGTTTCCGCACTCTTACTTACACCGCGATGCTCAGCTGTCTGCTCTCCGCAGCCGTTATCTTCCCAACTTCATCTTCAGCACAAGGTACCGTTCAAACACAAAGCCGAACGATTGCTCATAATGGCAAGTCGTTTACTGTACAATGGGTCACCGTCGATCTCACCGATCCTTACTTGCGCGTTAAGCCTGTAACGGCTGAGGACGGCATTGGTCATGATGAGCCCTTCTCCTCCATGTTAACGAGAAACCATGCGATTGCAGGGATCAATGGGACTTTTTTTGACGCCTATGAAAAAAATGATACCCAACGCTACCCCAATGGTTTACTCATCGGCTCCGGTGAAATCATGCACTCCGGCATTAATCCTGCTTTTCTCATTCACGCCGACAAAACCGCGAGCTTACAGCGAATCCAGACGGAGCACCAAATAAGCGTTACTCATCAGAGCAAAGCCTACACATTCACAGCTTGGGGTGTGAACAAATATTACGGTGATTCCGTAAGTGATCAAGTCGTTTGGTACACCCGCGCTTTCGGGCGGACGATCGATTTTCCTAATTCAACCAAAGTTGTCCTCCGCGAGGGCAAAGTGACAGCCGTTACGACGCTGAGTGTCGATATTCCCGAAGATGGGTTGGTATTCCTACTTGGAAATAGTGCCAACAATAAGACCTACGTGCTGCCTAATATCCATATTGGCGATACGGTGAAGCTGACCTCATCTCTTCATAATCAAGATACCGGAGCAAGCTCCATGCTTACAGCGGTTGATGCTGCTATTGGAGCAGGACCTCATCTGCTTACCAATGGCGCTGTAGATTTGGACTTCGAACGGGATGGCTTTACCGATCCCAAAATCACTACGAGTGCGAACGTACGCAGCTTCATTGGGTTAGACGCTTCCCATCAGTTCGTCATGGGGACACTCTCCGCAGCTACGATGGCAGATATGGCGCAAGTTCTTCTAAAGCTAGGTTTAACAGATGCGATGAATATGGATGGTGGTGCAAGTTCATCACTGTATGCTAATGGCTCCATGCTGCGAAGTCCCGGTAGGGCGCTGAGCAATGCGCTTGTCATTGAGCGTCTTGATCATCCACAAATCCAATTAGAGGTAAATGGACAATTCGTACATGAGTTCCGAGGTTATCTATTGCAAGAGACAAGTATGGTCCCCTTTCGGGGCATTCTAGAAAGAATCGGTGCCACATTCGAATGGAACGGTACAACCCGTACACTAACTGTTCATCATGGTTCTACTAGTCTTGAGCTTCAGCCGGATCATTCCGTGATGACTGTGAATGGGCAATCGGTCATACTCCCTGAAGCACCTACCATACTAGATGGTCATATTTATATGCCTTTACGAGCCATTATTGAATCTTTAGGCGGACAGATCCAGTGGGATCCACAGCTTTACCGGGCTTCACTTCGTTTTTAG
- the yyaC gene encoding spore protease YyaC, protein MGEERIEPREQYWKKMNGEQLAIFLKAIGKKSVMKPDSLAFVCIGTDRSTGDSLGPLVGSRLVELGYPHVIGTLEAPCDASNLTARLQEIPLGCVVIAIDACLGQKLSVGMYQVSNQPLAPGKSVGKVLPQVGDYTIAAIVNADGPRQYSVLQTTSLYSVLKMADEVTKAIEHAFPI, encoded by the coding sequence ATGGGGGAAGAACGGATTGAACCGCGGGAGCAGTATTGGAAAAAGATGAATGGCGAACAGTTGGCCATCTTTCTCAAGGCGATTGGGAAAAAGTCGGTGATGAAGCCGGATTCGTTGGCTTTTGTATGTATAGGAACAGATCGGTCAACAGGCGATTCACTGGGCCCGCTTGTAGGGAGCAGACTTGTGGAACTCGGGTATCCGCATGTGATAGGAACACTTGAAGCGCCTTGTGATGCTAGTAACTTAACAGCGCGTTTGCAGGAAATTCCACTTGGCTGTGTGGTGATAGCGATTGATGCTTGTTTGGGACAAAAGCTGTCTGTAGGCATGTATCAGGTGTCTAATCAGCCTTTGGCTCCGGGGAAGTCAGTAGGGAAGGTGCTGCCTCAAGTTGGGGATTATACGATCGCAGCTATCGTCAATGCAGACGGGCCAAGACAGTATAGTGTACTCCAAACAACGTCGCTGTACAGCGTATTGAAGATGGCAGATGAAGTGACGAAGGCAATCGAGCATGCTTTTCCTATTTAG
- a CDS encoding AAA family ATPase — MPTVYVLSGPAGVGKSTTSRTLVNSLKNSAYISGDDISHMHVNGREKPWESKVELSLIWTNILSLTKNFITNEVDVVIDYVTFPEEAHWLKDKLEEFKVHVVYVVLWTDIETLLKRDQLRMKEHQMGERCLILINEFKNSGLDSKHLLDTSKKSAEDLEQVIEEIMNNKQFRLNG, encoded by the coding sequence ATGCCAACCGTTTATGTTTTATCGGGACCAGCGGGAGTTGGAAAATCAACGACTTCAAGGACATTGGTAAATTCCTTAAAAAACAGTGCCTATATTTCAGGTGATGATATAAGCCATATGCATGTTAATGGTCGTGAGAAGCCATGGGAAAGCAAAGTAGAGTTATCTCTCATTTGGACTAATATCTTGAGTCTTACTAAAAATTTCATTACCAATGAAGTTGATGTTGTTATCGATTATGTTACTTTTCCTGAAGAAGCCCATTGGTTAAAAGATAAGTTAGAGGAATTTAAAGTTCATGTTGTCTATGTGGTTTTGTGGACAGATATAGAAACGCTCTTAAAAAGAGACCAATTAAGAATGAAAGAACATCAAATGGGAGAACGATGCTTGATACTAATTAATGAGTTCAAAAATTCAGGGTTAGACTCAAAGCATTTGCTCGATACAAGTAAAAAAAGCGCAGAAGATTTGGAACAGGTCATAGAAGAAATTATGAACAATAAACAATTCAGATTGAATGGATAG
- a CDS encoding M24 family metallopeptidase, producing MAEDHLKTISERARLIMENEQIDALVSSSCENFYYLSGHQSAFMYTLRMSEVALAVLFRDPSRKTILIMNDFEAAGVANDLSGYEVRTYPTWVDVDDPLGLIGGKFQGKRPVSPQAEEMFRVLGQVLAEYGASRGKIAVELSSMRYPSVMALRQACPGISELVEASPIFTKLRAIKTPWEIEQLRKACHYAEEGIVATIREIEVGISAAEIVETFRKALMRYPDGSTARFHMVSVGANFAPAHVFDTRPSERGDLIKFDVGVDVAGYGSDIARTFVLGPPSDLAKRIYSALRVGHDRLLQIIEPGMPMKNAFEEVMNLIRSSGLPNYNRGHLGHSAGLSLAAEEAPFISPSEATVFRPGMVICLETPYYGHGLGSIMIEDMVLVTDNGCERLNRLTTDLISL from the coding sequence ATGGCTGAAGATCATTTAAAAACCATTTCAGAGCGAGCGAGATTGATCATGGAGAACGAACAGATCGACGCTCTTGTTTCTTCTAGCTGTGAAAACTTTTATTATCTTTCCGGTCACCAAAGCGCATTCATGTATACCTTGCGTATGAGTGAAGTTGCACTCGCCGTCCTGTTTCGTGATCCTAGCCGTAAGACGATCTTGATCATGAACGATTTTGAAGCGGCCGGTGTCGCGAACGATCTTTCAGGGTACGAGGTCCGAACGTATCCCACCTGGGTGGATGTTGATGACCCGCTGGGTCTGATCGGCGGCAAATTTCAAGGAAAGCGGCCGGTCTCCCCCCAAGCGGAGGAAATGTTCAGGGTGCTGGGTCAGGTGCTCGCTGAGTATGGAGCCTCCCGCGGGAAAATCGCTGTCGAGCTAAGCTCGATGCGATACCCGTCTGTCATGGCGTTACGGCAAGCCTGCCCCGGAATATCCGAGTTGGTGGAAGCTAGTCCTATCTTTACCAAGCTGCGTGCGATAAAAACCCCGTGGGAGATCGAACAGCTGCGCAAAGCTTGCCATTATGCAGAGGAAGGCATCGTTGCAACGATACGTGAAATAGAGGTAGGCATCTCCGCCGCGGAGATTGTTGAAACCTTCCGCAAGGCCTTGATGCGATATCCGGATGGGTCGACCGCACGGTTTCATATGGTTTCCGTAGGAGCCAATTTTGCTCCTGCGCATGTATTTGACACTCGTCCAAGTGAGCGGGGGGATCTGATTAAATTTGACGTGGGTGTCGATGTGGCCGGATATGGCTCCGACATCGCCCGCACTTTCGTGCTGGGTCCTCCTTCGGATTTGGCGAAGCGAATTTACAGCGCACTAAGGGTGGGACATGACCGTCTTCTGCAGATCATCGAGCCAGGAATGCCGATGAAGAATGCCTTTGAGGAGGTCATGAATCTGATTCGCTCCTCAGGTCTTCCGAATTACAACCGCGGTCATCTCGGCCACAGCGCGGGTCTAAGCCTCGCCGCAGAAGAAGCGCCTTTCATTAGTCCATCAGAGGCTACAGTGTTTCGTCCGGGCATGGTGATTTGCTTGGAGACGCCATACTATGGTCACGGTTTAGGTTCGATCATGATTGAGGATATGGTCCTTGTCACAGATAATGGCTGTGAGCGGCTGAATCGGCTAACTACGGATCTTATTTCGCTTTAA
- a CDS encoding TetR/AcrR family transcriptional regulator, with product MNTALELFARKGYHNTKISDVVKAAGVSQGTFYWYFEGKEQLAVRLIENGKEKLTKVIEQGYRKHAGSVDDMVSSSARLLTDLFEFADRNRNLMAFLLIKGQGADPLIREAVSETWIAFEEAFKNNVNRAIELEMLPHFTDVSLRVNILVSLITGVLTKWLFGPMHDVDYTSAYTPSEIAEETARFEFRGLLG from the coding sequence ATGAACACAGCATTAGAGCTATTTGCACGCAAAGGATATCACAACACGAAGATTTCCGACGTGGTCAAAGCAGCTGGCGTGTCGCAAGGAACGTTTTACTGGTACTTTGAAGGCAAAGAGCAGCTCGCGGTCCGCCTGATCGAGAATGGCAAAGAGAAGCTAACGAAAGTGATTGAACAAGGCTATCGCAAGCATGCGGGCTCTGTAGATGATATGGTTAGCTCATCTGCAAGATTGTTGACGGATTTGTTCGAGTTCGCCGATCGCAACCGGAATTTGATGGCATTTTTACTTATCAAAGGCCAGGGCGCAGACCCCTTGATCCGGGAAGCTGTTTCGGAAACGTGGATCGCATTCGAGGAAGCCTTCAAGAACAATGTAAACCGAGCCATCGAGCTGGAGATGCTTCCACATTTTACAGACGTATCTCTTCGTGTAAACATACTCGTCTCTTTAATTACAGGCGTTCTTACCAAGTGGTTGTTCGGACCTATGCACGATGTTGATTACACATCCGCATACACGCCTTCGGAAATTGCTGAGGAAACGGCACGGTTCGAATTCCGGGGATTGTTAGGTTAG
- a CDS encoding ABC transporter ATP-binding protein, with product MGRLSDRNRPKAKLKDVSVRRILRLFKGYWGQLIAIIGLALFAALIGLIPPLVMKEIIDKAIPQGNMKLLAGMALLMIFLPVVSGVLGVWQNHLNTKVTQGVIRDLGQSLFHNLQRQSMAFFTDARSGEIVQRITGDVQAVQSVVTSLVVSSITQIVIVVSTIGILFALDWKLAIISVLILPLFVLPVKKVSRVRKSLRTETQKVRSDITSQLSENFGISGALLTRIFGREKQQEIEFTAMNQKVMDLELRLNLVGRWFGMATSTLGPLGTAIIYMYGGYSVISGSMTLGSIVAFAAYLGRLYMPVGMLLNLHVEVATALGVFQRIFEYQDMVPDVMDHADAQPLGSVAGRVAYKQVSFAYKPGQYALRDVTFEAQPGEMVALVGPSGAGKSTLIGMIARLYDPTSGVVEVDGVNVRDVELASLRAQIAYVTQESFLFHATIGDNLRFAREDATREEMEAACRQAYIHDFIVSLPEGYDTMVGERGHRLSGGERQRIAIARAILKRPRILILDEATSHLDSESESYVQAALEELMQGRTTLVIAHRLSTVLAADHILVIEAGSVVERGTHSELLALDGLYARLYSTQFAHAAEE from the coding sequence ATGGGGCGGCTTTCCGATAGGAATCGGCCTAAAGCGAAGTTAAAGGATGTTTCGGTTAGACGGATTTTGCGGTTGTTCAAGGGGTATTGGGGGCAATTAATCGCGATTATAGGATTGGCGCTGTTTGCAGCCTTGATTGGTTTAATCCCACCTCTTGTTATGAAAGAAATCATAGATAAAGCGATCCCTCAGGGCAATATGAAGCTTCTGGCAGGGATGGCGCTGTTAATGATATTTCTGCCTGTCGTAAGCGGTGTACTTGGTGTGTGGCAAAATCATCTCAATACCAAAGTAACCCAAGGGGTTATTCGAGATTTGGGACAGTCCTTATTTCATAATTTGCAGCGGCAATCGATGGCTTTCTTTACAGACGCTCGGTCAGGGGAAATTGTTCAGAGGATCACCGGGGACGTTCAGGCTGTGCAAAGTGTTGTGACTTCGCTAGTTGTGTCCTCAATTACACAGATTGTTATTGTTGTTTCGACCATTGGTATTTTGTTTGCTCTTGACTGGAAACTGGCTATAATCTCTGTGCTTATTCTTCCGTTGTTTGTGCTGCCTGTGAAAAAAGTATCGAGGGTAAGGAAATCGCTGCGCACGGAAACGCAGAAAGTGCGTTCGGATATTACTTCTCAACTCAGCGAAAACTTCGGGATTTCCGGTGCTTTGTTGACACGTATTTTCGGCAGGGAGAAGCAGCAGGAAATTGAGTTTACGGCTATGAACCAGAAAGTAATGGATTTGGAGCTGCGGCTCAATCTGGTTGGCCGCTGGTTCGGGATGGCGACGAGCACACTGGGGCCGTTAGGCACAGCGATTATTTATATGTACGGCGGATACTCTGTCATATCCGGCAGCATGACGTTGGGCTCGATCGTCGCCTTCGCGGCGTATCTTGGCCGGTTGTACATGCCCGTAGGTATGCTGTTGAACCTGCATGTTGAGGTGGCCACTGCGCTGGGCGTTTTCCAGCGCATCTTCGAGTACCAGGACATGGTGCCAGATGTCATGGACCATGCGGATGCGCAACCGCTGGGCTCGGTCGCTGGCCGGGTGGCTTATAAGCAAGTTTCCTTCGCTTATAAGCCAGGGCAGTATGCGCTGCGGGACGTCACGTTCGAGGCGCAGCCAGGTGAGATGGTCGCGCTCGTCGGGCCAAGCGGCGCGGGGAAATCAACACTGATCGGCATGATCGCGCGGCTGTACGACCCGACGTCGGGTGTCGTCGAGGTAGATGGCGTGAACGTCCGCGACGTGGAGCTCGCTTCGCTGCGCGCGCAGATCGCGTACGTGACGCAGGAGTCGTTTCTGTTCCATGCGACGATTGGCGACAACCTGCGCTTCGCGCGGGAGGACGCTACGCGTGAGGAGATGGAGGCCGCGTGTCGGCAGGCCTACATCCACGACTTTATCGTGTCGCTTCCCGAAGGGTACGACACGATGGTCGGAGAGCGCGGCCACCGGCTCTCCGGCGGCGAGCGCCAGCGGATCGCGATTGCCCGCGCGATCCTGAAGCGCCCGCGCATCCTCATCCTCGATGAGGCGACGTCGCATTTGGACTCGGAGTCCGAGTCCTATGTGCAGGCGGCGCTCGAAGAGCTGATGCAAGGGCGCACGACGCTCGTGATCGCGCACCGGCTCTCCACGGTACTGGCCGCCGATCACATTCTGGTGATCGAAGCGGGCAGCGTGGTGGAGCGGGGCACGCACAGCGAGCTGCTTGCGCTGGATGGGCTGTACGCGCGGCTGTACAGCACGCAGTTCGCTCACGCTGCTGAGGAGTAA
- a CDS encoding glycosyltransferase has protein sequence MSTLGIIAILTLLYWLYITFDVHKGIHLLHTLPKSAKLPDKPPLVSVIIAAKEEESTILETVRHLLTQNYPRLEIIAVNDRSQDATGVRLEELRKWSQHKTDIHTPLQIIHITSLPEGWLGKNHALYQGYQQARGQYLLFTDADIIFSSGTITDAVTYMKEHDVQHLTLTPNMIARSTLLRGFVHFFLFSFSLFVRPWRANLDSAREPGIGIGAFNMVSRSAYEAIGAHKSIALRPDDDLQLGISLKRAGFRQKVLSGKHILQVEWYRSLKEAIIGLEKNLFSGFRYSYTIALLACLGQLIFFIFPWLGLIFLWDWRGAAYAVAVILQIWLYRKLMFRLMSKRGDEAFLLPVSASLLLYTIVRSVWLTWRQGGINWRGTFYSLRELKKK, from the coding sequence ATGTCCACCCTAGGAATTATCGCGATCCTGACCCTCCTCTACTGGCTTTATATCACTTTTGATGTGCATAAAGGCATACATTTACTGCATACACTGCCCAAATCCGCCAAGCTCCCGGACAAACCTCCACTCGTATCGGTCATTATTGCCGCCAAAGAAGAGGAGAGTACTATCCTAGAAACCGTCCGACATCTTCTCACGCAAAATTATCCGCGCCTCGAGATCATCGCCGTCAATGACCGCTCTCAGGACGCTACCGGCGTCCGGCTTGAAGAGCTGCGGAAGTGGTCACAGCACAAAACGGATATTCACACACCGCTGCAAATCATACACATCACTTCTCTGCCTGAAGGCTGGTTAGGCAAGAACCACGCCCTGTACCAAGGGTACCAGCAAGCCAGAGGCCAATATTTACTTTTTACAGATGCGGATATCATTTTTTCATCAGGAACGATTACAGATGCGGTTACTTATATGAAGGAACATGACGTACAACATCTCACGCTGACCCCTAACATGATTGCGCGAAGCACACTGCTTAGAGGTTTCGTTCATTTCTTCCTCTTCTCTTTTTCCTTATTCGTTCGCCCGTGGCGTGCTAACCTTGACAGCGCCCGCGAACCGGGCATCGGAATTGGTGCCTTTAACATGGTCAGCCGCAGCGCTTATGAAGCAATTGGCGCGCATAAATCGATTGCCCTGAGACCGGATGATGACCTTCAATTGGGCATCTCCCTCAAACGAGCTGGTTTCCGACAAAAAGTTCTTTCCGGCAAACACATCCTACAAGTCGAATGGTACCGCTCCCTCAAGGAAGCGATTATCGGTCTGGAGAAAAACCTTTTCTCCGGCTTTCGCTACAGCTACACCATTGCTTTACTCGCTTGTTTGGGACAGCTCATCTTTTTTATATTCCCTTGGCTCGGCCTGATCTTCCTTTGGGACTGGAGAGGAGCCGCCTATGCTGTCGCTGTCATTTTACAAATATGGCTATACCGCAAGTTAATGTTCCGCCTGATGAGCAAACGCGGGGATGAAGCTTTCCTGCTTCCTGTCAGCGCCTCCCTGCTCCTCTATACGATCGTCCGCTCCGTTTGGCTAACTTGGAGACAAGGTGGCATCAATTGGAGAGGAACCTTCTATTCCCTGCGCGAATTAAAAAAGAAGTAA
- a CDS encoding DUF441 domain-containing protein yields the protein MDMPSLMLILLALLGVISRNNSITIAAVVLLLIRVVNLHQVFPWIEKNGLSLGIIILTIGILSPLASGSISIKELYQSFLHWKSIAAIVVGVLVAYLGGRGALLMSGNPTIVTSLVIGTIIGVAFLKGVPVGPLIAAGILSLLIGK from the coding sequence ATAGATATGCCATCGTTAATGCTAATTCTTCTGGCTTTGCTTGGTGTCATCAGCCGCAACAATTCAATTACGATTGCTGCCGTCGTACTTTTGCTTATTCGCGTCGTCAATTTGCACCAAGTCTTCCCGTGGATTGAGAAGAATGGACTCTCGCTTGGTATCATTATCCTGACGATTGGGATTTTATCGCCTCTGGCCAGCGGCTCGATCAGCATCAAGGAGCTTTACCAGTCCTTCTTGCACTGGAAATCGATTGCAGCCATCGTCGTTGGCGTGTTGGTAGCGTATCTAGGCGGACGCGGCGCTCTTTTGATGTCCGGTAACCCTACAATCGTAACAAGTCTTGTCATTGGGACAATAATAGGCGTGGCCTTTCTAAAAGGTGTGCCTGTTGGTCCGTTGATAGCTGCTGGAATATTATCACTGCTGATTGGGAAATGA
- a CDS encoding transporter substrate-binding domain-containing protein, protein MTVKVKQLVKAASLLTVVGLALVGCGKTTQQPAASPTTDSKNTPAVSPASANLLEQIKKNGKIKVGLMGTYAPYNFLNDKKEVDGYDADIAKGVAKKLGVQAEFITGEFSGLIEGLQKDKYDVLISQVTITEDRKKTMDFSNPYIKNSVNVVVKGDNNTIKAIEDFKGKKIGIGLGTNDEKYLRDVAMPKVGNFEIATYNDVISSLMDLNTGRIDATINNIFALKPLMDKNKLNIKAVGTPIKEDFAGVATRKNNPELVEAINKALSDMKTDGTLKEIHQKWFGVDPNF, encoded by the coding sequence ATGACAGTTAAGGTTAAACAATTAGTTAAAGCGGCATCATTACTTACAGTCGTGGGTCTAGCGTTAGTCGGGTGTGGAAAAACAACACAACAGCCGGCGGCAAGTCCCACAACCGATTCTAAAAACACACCAGCCGTTTCTCCGGCTTCAGCAAACTTGCTTGAGCAAATCAAGAAAAACGGCAAAATCAAAGTGGGCTTGATGGGTACCTACGCTCCCTACAACTTTTTGAATGATAAGAAAGAAGTAGACGGCTACGATGCCGACATCGCTAAGGGTGTCGCGAAGAAGCTTGGTGTACAAGCTGAATTCATTACCGGTGAATTTTCCGGCTTGATTGAAGGTTTGCAAAAAGATAAATACGACGTATTGATAAGCCAGGTGACCATTACCGAAGACCGCAAGAAAACAATGGATTTCTCCAATCCTTATATTAAAAACTCGGTTAATGTCGTTGTTAAGGGCGATAACAACACGATCAAAGCGATTGAGGATTTCAAAGGCAAAAAGATCGGTATCGGTCTCGGTACGAACGATGAGAAATATTTGCGCGATGTGGCTATGCCGAAGGTCGGAAATTTTGAAATCGCCACGTACAACGATGTCATTTCGTCCTTGATGGACCTGAACACCGGAAGAATTGACGCGACCATCAACAATATCTTTGCCTTGAAGCCTCTCATGGATAAAAACAAGCTGAACATTAAAGCGGTCGGAACGCCGATCAAGGAAGATTTCGCAGGTGTAGCTACCCGCAAAAACAATCCGGAGTTGGTGGAAGCCATCAACAAAGCCTTAAGCGATATGAAAACCGATGGAACGCTTAAAGAAATTCACCAAAAATGGTTTGGTGTCGATCCGAACTTTTAA
- a CDS encoding iron-sulfur cluster assembly accessory protein — MKCKINRNAAKVLKNMLSTEEAEGKMIRVYITLNHGEHAHYDVKLDTPTEHDEIVETDKDIKILLDKRENLLDGVWIQYFHVPEEGFFITNPSTGFLEK; from the coding sequence ATGAAATGTAAAATCAATCGAAATGCAGCTAAGGTCTTAAAAAATATGTTGAGTACGGAAGAAGCAGAAGGGAAGATGATTCGTGTATATATTACACTGAATCATGGGGAACATGCTCATTATGATGTTAAGCTTGATACACCTACGGAACATGATGAAATCGTAGAAACAGACAAAGATATTAAAATTTTACTAGATAAACGAGAGAACCTCTTAGATGGGGTTTGGATTCAATATTTTCATGTACCTGAAGAAGGATTTTTCATAACGAACCCTTCAACTGGATTTCTTGAAAAATAA
- a CDS encoding amino acid ABC transporter ATP-binding protein — translation MIEVNHLNKRFDALTVLQDINLRIHSGEIVVLLGPSGSGKSTLLRCLNGLEEPNAGSIRVDNIQWDNSMNAPTKKKAIRELRNLTGMVFQSFNLFPHLTVLENVITAPVTVKNMPKEQAIELAESLLHKVGLAEKKHEYPSRLSGGQQQRVAIARALAMQPQIMLFDEPTSALDPELTGEVLAVMRQLANEGMTMIVVTHEMKFAQEVANRVIFMSEGVIQEEGAPEQFFVQPQTERARKFLRQMAQEPV, via the coding sequence TTGATAGAAGTAAACCATCTGAATAAACGGTTCGATGCTTTGACAGTGCTGCAGGATATAAACCTCCGCATTCATTCTGGGGAAATTGTAGTCCTCTTAGGTCCTAGTGGTTCAGGGAAAAGCACGCTGCTTCGATGCCTGAACGGTCTAGAAGAGCCTAACGCGGGATCGATTCGTGTGGACAACATCCAGTGGGATAATTCGATGAATGCTCCGACGAAGAAAAAAGCCATCCGGGAACTTCGTAACTTAACCGGTATGGTTTTTCAATCTTTTAATCTATTTCCGCACTTGACCGTCCTGGAAAATGTGATTACGGCTCCAGTAACCGTGAAAAACATGCCTAAGGAGCAGGCGATTGAACTGGCCGAGTCATTGCTTCATAAAGTGGGCTTGGCCGAGAAAAAGCATGAATATCCTTCCCGGCTCTCCGGCGGCCAGCAGCAGCGGGTTGCGATTGCCCGTGCTTTGGCGATGCAGCCTCAAATTATGCTATTCGACGAGCCGACCTCGGCACTTGATCCGGAATTGACCGGCGAAGTTTTGGCGGTTATGAGGCAGCTGGCTAACGAGGGCATGACGATGATTGTGGTCACGCATGAAATGAAATTTGCACAAGAGGTTGCGAATCGAGTTATCTTTATGAGTGAAGGCGTCATTCAGGAGGAAGGAGCCCCGGAGCAATTTTTTGTCCAACCGCAAACCGAGCGGGCGCGCAAATTTTTGCGACAGATGGCCCAGGAGCCTGTTTAA